From Stenotrophomonas sp. SAU14A_NAIMI4_8:
AAGGGCGATTGGAGTGCGCTGCGCCAGGCGTTGCAGGCGGTGCGGCCCGACGGCGCCAGTGCGTTGGCTCAGTGGCGGCCGCAGCCGGGCGTGCAGGAATACCTGCTGGTCAGTGACGGCCTGCTGACCTATGGGCCCGAGGCCCTGCCGGCATTGGCCGAGGGGCAGCGATTGTTCGCCATCAGCAGTGCGGGCGTGCGCACCGACAGCACCCGCCTGCGCGGCTGGAGCCAGGCGCATGGCGGACGTTTTGTGGCAGTGGGCACCGACGTGGGCGCCGCAGCGCGCGAACTGCTGTCTGCGCCGCTGGATGTGCAGATCGATGCCGGGCGCGGCGTGCAGGACGTGGTGATCGATCGCCGCAGCGAAGCGCAGGGCTGGTTGTGGCTGCATGCACGCCTGGCCGCCGACGGCGTACCGATGCGGGTGCGCGTTGCCGGCAGCGATTGGCAGGCTCTGCCGGGCAGCACGCGCAGTGATGACGGCGCGCTGCTTGCGGGACTGTGGGCACAGGCGCAGCTGCAGCAGTTGGCGCTGGACCGGCGCAGCAACCGCGAAGCGATGCAGCGCCTGTCGCAGCAGTTTGGCCTGGTTGGGCCGGACACTTCGCTGATCGTGCTGGAAACGCTGGACGACTACCTGCGTTATGCCATCCGTCCGTCGGGCGCGCTGCGCGCCGGGTATGACGCCCGTTTCGCAAAGCAGGTGGTAGATCGCCAGGCCGAGGACCGCCGCCGCTTGGATGCGGTGGCCGCGCAGTGGAAGGAGCGCCAGCAGTGGTGGAACCGCCGTTGGCCGAAGACCGCGCCGCCCACTGCGGGCAATGCCAAGGAAATCGCGCAGAACGAGGCCTTGGCCAGTGCGCCGATGGCCCTGCTGGCTGCACCGGCACCGGCAGCGCCTCCGCCGCCCCCGGCGCCGATGGCACCGGCCCGGGCCCGCAGGCAGGCACCGGCCGCCGAAGCGATGGCGTTGGACGCGATGGTCGTGGCGGCCGCTGATGCCGGTGATGCCGGCGCGCCGGCCAACGATGGCCAGCTCGGCATCCGGTTGGCGGCCTGGCAGCCTGACTCAGAGGTCGCTCGCCGCCTGCGCCAGGGCCCGCCCGCGCAGCTGTACGACCGCTACCTGGCCGAACGCGATGCCCACGCCGACAGCAGTGCGTTCTTTCTCGACGTGGCCGACCTGCTGCTGGAGCAGGGTCAGCGCGAACTAGCGCTGCGTGTGCTGTCCAACCTGGCCGAGATGGAGCTGGACAACCGGCACCTGCTGCGCGTGCTCGGCTATCGACTGATGCAGGCCGATGCCCCTGGGCTGGCCGTACCGGTGTTCGAACAGGTGCTGGCGATGGGCCAGGAAGAGCCGCAGAGCTTCCGCGATCTTGGCCTGGCCTTGGCAGCGGCCGGCAAGCCGCAGCAGGCACTGGACCCGCTGTACCAGGTGGTGGTGCGCCGCTGGGACAGCCGTTTCAATGGTGTTGCCCTGATCGCCCTGGACGAACTGACCAACCTGGTGGCCCGCAGCCGCCCGGCGCTGGATACCCGTGCCATCGATCCGCGCCTGTTGCAGGCCATGCCGCTGGACCTGCGTGTGGTGCTGGCCTGGGATGCCGACAACAGCGACATGGACCTGTGGGTGACCGACCCCAACGGCGAGCGCGCGTACTACGGCAACCGCCTGACCTGGCAAGGCGGGCAGATGTCGCAGGACTTCACCGGCGGCTATGGCCCCGAGCAGTTCTCGCTGCGCAACGCCAAGCCCGGGAAATACAAGGTGGAAGCCAACTACTTCGGCAGTCGCCAGCAGCTGGTGACCGGTGCCACCACGCTCATGCTGCGCCTGACCACCCATTGGGGCACGCCGCAGCAGAAGGACCAGAGGGTCACGCTGCGCCTGAAGGACCGCTCGGAAACCATCCTGGTAGGCGAATTCGAAGTCCAGTAGAGCCACGCCATGCGTGGCTGCGCAGAATCCGCCGCAGCCGCCGGGCATGGCCCGGCGCTACCGAACCAGGCCATCCACGCACGGCGTGGATCTACCGCTGGCGCGGAATCCACCGCGCCAGCGCCACGCCACTGCCGAGGATCAACAGCGTGCCAACGGTATGCCAGAACACTTCGGTAATCGGCGCGTCGGGCAACGGAAGGCTGTACGCCAGCCATTCAATCAACGGTCGCGCCAACAGGTAGATCACCACCACACCCAGTACCCGCAGCACGCGTTGCACGATGCCTTGCGGATCCACCGGCCAGCCGCGCCACTGCAGCCACGCCACCAGCAGAGCGAGTGCCAGCAGGCGTGCGGCTTCGCCCAGCGGTACCAGATGCGTCCACAACGAAGCCCATGCCAGCGCCACGCCCGAGCCCAACAGTATGGGCAGCTGCCAGCGTCTGGCCCCGCGCAGCCCCGGCATCAGCTGCCACGCCAGCACGGCCACACCGACCCCGATCAGCCACCCGGCCACCACATCGGCCAGGAAGTGCCGGCCCAGGTACATGCGCGAAATGGCCATCAACAACGGCCAACCCAGCACCAGCACCCAACGCAGCCAGCGCCGGCGGATGCCGAATGCCAGCAGCAGGCTGACGCAGGCGGCGGTGGTGATGCCCACGTGGCCGCTGTTGAAACCATAGTCGGCGTGCGGCTGCGCGCGCAGCATCGCCGTGGCCTGCGCATCGGGCAGCGACCAGAACGTGCGGCCACCGCCATCGACTACGAACGGATGCGAAGGCTCGCCCTTGTCCAGTACCGCCGCATCCACGTCGGAGGGGCGGGGCAGGGCGGCGCTCTGCTTGATCGCATGCGTGGCGCAGGCCATCAGCAGCACCGCCAGCATCACGCACAGGCCCGCGCGCAGTCGCGCGCCGAACGCGCACACCAGGATCAGCGCGGTATAGCCCAGCTCGTAGCCGAGCAGGCTGATGAACTGCATTACTGCCAACATCCAGCTGGCGTCGAAGGTCTGCTGCAACCACAGGTGCCACTGCGTCTGGAACATCCGTTGTCCTCAATGCGCCCGTACGACGCGTGCAGTGGCCGACGATAGCGGATGGGCGCGCAGTCCGAACAGGGGGCGCAGCCAACGCACGCGGCGGATCAACAGTTCGTGGATCAACAGGCAGCCACCCACGGTGCCGGCCACCAGCAGCGCCGGTTCCAGCCACGGGCCCAGCTGCAGCGGTCGCAGCGCATACAGCAGCACGATCAACACGGTCTGGTGCAGGATGTACCAGCTGAACACCGCCTCGCGGCAATAGGCCTGGCCCGGCCACGGGCGCGCCAGCAGCACCCGGGCCCAGCCGAACAGCGCCAGCAGCATGCACCAGGTGTA
This genomic window contains:
- a CDS encoding VIT domain-containing protein, producing the protein MAFARCVPFILLVLAAWSADAQSPGIARPQPGAPLLVAAAAERPVQLRDARIEGEVQAGIAQTRITLEFHNPNRRVLEGELQFPLADGQQISGFALDIDGELREAVPVPKDRGRQVFEEIARRGVDPGLLEQTAGNQFRLRIYPLPAGGSRRVQLVVREPLAYAGNGWQWALPLQFAAGAASVELELQAPGQATVGTAPFLIDAGQLHWQGRGAQLPAQLQWTLPAARRAQVQVANWQDGHYLLAQLPVATSTTPRTLPREIGLLWDGSGSAGQRDRTREFALLDRYFAAMGDGTVVLTVLRDRPEPERRFRISKGDWSALRQALQAVRPDGASALAQWRPQPGVQEYLLVSDGLLTYGPEALPALAEGQRLFAISSAGVRTDSTRLRGWSQAHGGRFVAVGTDVGAAARELLSAPLDVQIDAGRGVQDVVIDRRSEAQGWLWLHARLAADGVPMRVRVAGSDWQALPGSTRSDDGALLAGLWAQAQLQQLALDRRSNREAMQRLSQQFGLVGPDTSLIVLETLDDYLRYAIRPSGALRAGYDARFAKQVVDRQAEDRRRLDAVAAQWKERQQWWNRRWPKTAPPTAGNAKEIAQNEALASAPMALLAAPAPAAPPPPPAPMAPARARRQAPAAEAMALDAMVVAAADAGDAGAPANDGQLGIRLAAWQPDSEVARRLRQGPPAQLYDRYLAERDAHADSSAFFLDVADLLLEQGQRELALRVLSNLAEMELDNRHLLRVLGYRLMQADAPGLAVPVFEQVLAMGQEEPQSFRDLGLALAAAGKPQQALDPLYQVVVRRWDSRFNGVALIALDELTNLVARSRPALDTRAIDPRLLQAMPLDLRVVLAWDADNSDMDLWVTDPNGERAYYGNRLTWQGGQMSQDFTGGYGPEQFSLRNAKPGKYKVEANYFGSRQQLVTGATTLMLRLTTHWGTPQQKDQRVTLRLKDRSETILVGEFEVQ
- a CDS encoding phosphatase PAP2 family protein — encoded protein: MFQTQWHLWLQQTFDASWMLAVMQFISLLGYELGYTALILVCAFGARLRAGLCVMLAVLLMACATHAIKQSAALPRPSDVDAAVLDKGEPSHPFVVDGGGRTFWSLPDAQATAMLRAQPHADYGFNSGHVGITTAACVSLLLAFGIRRRWLRWVLVLGWPLLMAISRMYLGRHFLADVVAGWLIGVGVAVLAWQLMPGLRGARRWQLPILLGSGVALAWASLWTHLVPLGEAARLLALALLVAWLQWRGWPVDPQGIVQRVLRVLGVVVIYLLARPLIEWLAYSLPLPDAPITEVFWHTVGTLLILGSGVALARWIPRQR